Proteins encoded in a region of the Populus nigra chromosome 3, ddPopNigr1.1, whole genome shotgun sequence genome:
- the LOC133689698 gene encoding sister chromatid cohesion protein PDS5 homolog C-like isoform X2: MASNSSDKELEQQLLEAGNKLLNPPSSVDELLSLLDQVENCLSKVEQSPLKSMQNALSPSQNALVTDQLFRHSNIDVKVAVASCISEITRITAPDAPYDDDRMKEVFQLIVSSFENLDDKSSQSYVKRASILETVAKVRSCVVMLDLECDALIIEMFQHFFKAIRDHHPEDVFSSMETIMSLVLEESEDISVELLSLLLASVKKGDEEVLPVARRLGEEVLESCAVKVKPYLIQTVKSLGVSLDDYSDIVGSICQEISGSVEQNDVHAGDENKVEESKPVGPSSDAAASQVNEEETTEVATPEQAEPANDKCPKSAVSNGVAQMEEDDSLADSDSMKKQEDDNKTDQLKSIDLPSNAEPDFSNAERVVVNTESEAEQTSKKSEKSPTKLAEPSESSRVDFEKKAEEPPGNKIHSEDVPGSAHKDQPVEEAISSENVKETGNQPPSPKALEGDSVPVASPSVSENLPDESFSKKGGRAKKKESLNKHSAPSSDDVPNKLSDGTSGSEAKLHKCSGKEAPAGTSSEDKTPMRTDASKKESDTTGEPEAKPLKQSSKKVDTLKESDTTNEPEARARKQSSKKVDASRKESDISGEPEAKLPKQSSKKVDASKKESNTTDELEAKLQKQSSKKAGTLKESDTTNEPEAKARKQSSKKVDASKKESDTSGEPEAKLPKQSSKKLDASKKESNTTDESEAKSLKQSSKKVDGSSNNNDGSTSKQFEDKKRQSHGKAVSEKHVTKSLMKDDDKEKTHSTKSAAKSAKEEHHLEETPVTSTKRKRAAGDEKAPDIKEFDENVVGSKVKVWWPKDRQFYEGKIVSFDSIKKKHKVLYTDGDEEILILKRQKFELIGDDSESDKEEAADHSSPETSSETPLKKRMKTNSDKSTKQGKGDDSSKRGSGASSSKSKSAAAKSGGKSKEVSKTGGKSVDDSKVKKSDDHGKNKDHTTKSGSKSDVASETASKYKNDDLVTSKASKSKEDETSTPKPFKSKQETPKTGKSRHDPPKVSSSNTKGKASKSGGKSNVNGAGKLKSGSAKVKEIDDEETSTDSDKVQQTAKVKMGSSSKGQGSEAAKSGKKRRRT, encoded by the exons ATGGCGTCGAATAGTAGTGATAAAGAGCTTGAACAACAGTTACTGGAAGCTGGAAACAAGCTTCTTAACCCTCCTTCTTCTGTTGATGAGTTGCTCTCTCTTCTTGAC CAAGTTGAGAATTGTTTGTCAAAGGTGGAGCAGTCGCCTTTAAAATCAATGCAAAATGCACTTTCTCCTTCACAGAATGCTCTTGTCACCGATCAATTGTTCAGGCATTCTAACATTGACGTGAAAGTTGCTGTTGCCTCATGCATTAGTGAGATAACAAGAATAACCGCGCCAGATGCACCTTATGATGATGATCGAATGAAG GAGGTATTTCAGCTGATTGTATCATCGTTTGAAAACCTAGATGACAAATCTAGCCAGTCATATGTCAAGAGGGCCTCAATTCTTGAAACTGTTGCGAAGGTTAGGTCATGTGTGGTGATGCTGGATCTTGAATGTGATGCACTGATAATTGAGATGTTCCAGCACTTCTTTAAGGCTATAAG ggATCATCACCCAGAAGATGTCTTTTCATCAATGGAGACCATCATGTCCCTTGTCTTAGAAGAAAGTGAAGATATTTCTGTGGAATTACTGTCACTTCTACTAGCTAGTGTGAAAAAGGGGGATGAG GAAGTTCTACCTGTTGCTCGGAGGTTGGGTGAGGAAGTACTTGAAAGCTGTGCTGTGAAGGTTAAACCTTACCTTATACAGACTGTGAAGTCTTTGGGCGTATCTTTAGATGACTACAGTGACATTGTTGGTTCAATATGCCAAGAAATATCTGGTTCTGTTGAGCAGAATGATGTCCATGCTGGTGATGAAAATAAG GTTGAAGAGAGCAAGCCAGTTGGGCCATCATCCGATGCTGCTGCTTCTCAG GTCAATGAAGAGGAAACAACAGAAGTGGCAACTCCTGAACAAGCTGAACCTGCAAATGACAAATGTCCAAAGTCAGCTGTGAGCAATGGTGTCGCACAGATGGAGGAAGATGACTCCTTAGCAGATTCAGATTCCATGAAGAAGCAGGAGGATGATAACAAAACTGATCAGTTGAAAAGCATTGATTTGCCAAGTAATGCTGAACCTGATTTTTCAAATGCTGAAAGGGTAGTAGTAAATACAGAAAGTGAGGCAGAACAGACAAGCAAGAAGAGTGAGAAGTCTCCAACAAAATTGGCCGAGCCTTCAGAGAGTTCTCGTGTTGACTTTGAGAAGAAAGCTGAGGAACCCCCTGGCAATAAAATTCACAGCGAGGATGTTCCTGGTTCTGCTCATAAAGATCAACCTGTTGAGGAAGCAATATCTTCTGAGAATGTAAAAGAAACTGGCAATCAGCCTCCCTCACCTAAGGCATTAGAGGGTGATTCTGTACCTGTTGCTTCCCCATCTGTTAGTGAAAACCTTCCTGATGAAAGTTTTTCCAAAAAGGGTGGACgagcaaagaaaaaagagagcttGAACAAACATTCTGCACCATCTTCTGATGATGTACCAAACAAGTTATCTGATGGAACAAGTGGTTCAGAAGCAAAACTGCATAAATGCTCTGGAAAAGAGGCACCTGCTGGGACTTCCAGTGAGGATAAGACACCAATGAGGACAGATGCATCCAAGAAGGAAAGTGACACCACTGGTGAGCCAGAAGCAAAACCACTGAAGCAGTCATCTAAAAAGGTGGACACATTGAAGGAAAGCGACACCACTAATGAACCAGAGGCAAGAGCAAGGAAGCAGTCATCTAAAAAGGTGGATGCATCCAGGAAGGAAAGTGACATCAGTGGTGAACCAGAGGCTAAACTGCCGAAGCAGTCATCTAAAAAGGTGGACGCATCCAAGAAAGAAAGCAACACCACTGATGAATTGGAGGCAAAATTGCAGAAGCAGTCATCTAAAAAGGCGGGCACATTGAAGGAAAGCGACACCACTAATGAACCAGAGGCAAAAGCAAGGAAGCAGTCATCTAAAAAGGTGGATGCATCCAAGAAGGAAAGTGACACCAGTGGTGAACCAGAGGCTAAACTGCCGAAACAGTCATCTAAAAAGTTGGACGCATCCAAGAAAGAAAGCAACACCACTGATGAATCGGAGGCAAAATCGCTGAAGCAGTCGTCTAAAAAAGTGGATGGAAGCAGCAACAACAATGATGGATCAACTTCAAAGCAATTCGAGGATAAGAAACGTCAGAGTCATGGAAAAGCAGTTTCTGAAAAGCATGTAACCAAAAGTTTGATGAAAGATGATGACAAA GAAAAGACCCATTCAACCAAGTCAGCTGCAAAATCAGCAAAAGAGGAACATCACTTAGAGGAGACCCCTGTGACTAGCACCAAGAGGAAGCGTGCTGCTGGTGATGAAAAA GCACCTGATATTAAAGAATTTGATGAAAATGTGGTTGGTTCAAAGGTTAAAGTATGGTGGCCAAAAGATCGCCA ATTTTATGAAGGTAAAATTGTATCTTTCGACTCGATTAAGAAGAAGCATAAG GTCTTGTATACTGATGGCGATGAAGaaattttaattctcaaaaGGCAAAAATTTGAGTTGATTGGTGATGACTCTGAGTCAGACAAG GAAGAAGCAGCAGATCACTCAAGTCCTGAGACCTCTTCTGAAAC GCCCCTGAAGAagagaatgaaaacaaattctGACAAGTCAACTAAGCAAGGAAAGGGGGATGATTCCTCAAAAAG ggGTAGTGGAGCTTCCTCCAGCAAATCCAAAAGTGCTGCAGCAAAATCTGGAGGAAAGTCAAAGGAAGTCAGTAAAACTGGTGGGAAATCCGTGGACGACTCTAAAGTTAAGAAATCGGATGATCATGGCAAAAACAAGGATCATACCACTAAAAGTGGAAGTAAATCTGATGTTGCTTCCGAAACTGCCAGCAAATACAAAAATGATGACTTGGTGACATCCAAGGCTAGCAAGTCCAAAGAAGATGAGACAAGCACGCCCAAACCCTTCAAGTCCAAGCAAGAAACCCCGAAGACTGGCAAGTCCAGGCATGATCCCCCAAAGGTTTCCTCCTCTAATACCAAAGGTAAAGCCTCAAAAAGTGGTGGCAAATCTAATGTCAACGGCGCTGGTAAGTTGAAATCAGGCTCAGCAAAGGTGAaagaaattgatgatgaagagaCCTCAACAGATTCAGACAAAGTGCAGCAAACTGCAAAGGTGAAGATGGGAAGTTCATCCAAAGGACAGGGGAGTGAGGCGGCGAAGAGTGGAAAAAAGCGGCGAAGAACTTGA
- the LOC133689698 gene encoding sister chromatid cohesion protein PDS5 homolog C-like isoform X1, giving the protein MASNSSDKELEQQLLEAGNKLLNPPSSVDELLSLLDQVENCLSKVEQSPLKSMQNALSPSQNALVTDQLFRHSNIDVKVAVASCISEITRITAPDAPYDDDRMKEVFQLIVSSFENLDDKSSQSYVKRASILETVAKVRSCVVMLDLECDALIIEMFQHFFKAIRDHHPEDVFSSMETIMSLVLEESEDISVELLSLLLASVKKGDEEVLPVARRLGEEVLESCAVKVKPYLIQTVKSLGVSLDDYSDIVGSICQEISGSVEQNDVHAGDENKVEESKPVGPSSDAAASQVNEEETTEVATPEQAEPANDKCPKSAVSNGVAQMEEDDSLADSDSMKKQEDDNKTDQLKSIDLPSNAEPDFSNAERVVVNTESEAEQTSKKSEKSPTKLAEPSESSRVDFEKKAEEPPGNKIHSEDVPGSAHKDQPVEEAISSENVKETGNQPPSPKALEGDSVPVASPSVSENLPDESFSKKGGRAKKKESLNKHSAPSSDDVPNKLSDGTSGSEAKLHKCSGKEAPAGTSSEDKTPMRTDASKKESDTTGEPEAKPLKQSSKKVDTLKESDTTNEPEARARKQSSKKVDASRKESDISGEPEAKLPKQSSKKVDASKKESNTTDELEAKLQKQSSKKAGTLKESDTTNEPEAKARKQSSKKVDASKKESDTSGEPEAKLPKQSSKKLDASKKESNTTDESEAKSLKQSSKKVDGSSNNNDGSTSKQFEDKKRQSHGKAVSEKHVTKSLMKDDDKEKTHSTKSAAKSAKEEHHLEETPVTSTKRKRAAGDEKAPDIKEFDENVVGSKVKVWWPKDRQFYEGKIVSFDSIKKKHKVLYTDGDEEILILKRQKFELIGDDSESDKEEAADHSSPETSSETRPLKKRMKTNSDKSTKQGKGDDSSKRGSGASSSKSKSAAAKSGGKSKEVSKTGGKSVDDSKVKKSDDHGKNKDHTTKSGSKSDVASETASKYKNDDLVTSKASKSKEDETSTPKPFKSKQETPKTGKSRHDPPKVSSSNTKGKASKSGGKSNVNGAGKLKSGSAKVKEIDDEETSTDSDKVQQTAKVKMGSSSKGQGSEAAKSGKKRRRT; this is encoded by the exons ATGGCGTCGAATAGTAGTGATAAAGAGCTTGAACAACAGTTACTGGAAGCTGGAAACAAGCTTCTTAACCCTCCTTCTTCTGTTGATGAGTTGCTCTCTCTTCTTGAC CAAGTTGAGAATTGTTTGTCAAAGGTGGAGCAGTCGCCTTTAAAATCAATGCAAAATGCACTTTCTCCTTCACAGAATGCTCTTGTCACCGATCAATTGTTCAGGCATTCTAACATTGACGTGAAAGTTGCTGTTGCCTCATGCATTAGTGAGATAACAAGAATAACCGCGCCAGATGCACCTTATGATGATGATCGAATGAAG GAGGTATTTCAGCTGATTGTATCATCGTTTGAAAACCTAGATGACAAATCTAGCCAGTCATATGTCAAGAGGGCCTCAATTCTTGAAACTGTTGCGAAGGTTAGGTCATGTGTGGTGATGCTGGATCTTGAATGTGATGCACTGATAATTGAGATGTTCCAGCACTTCTTTAAGGCTATAAG ggATCATCACCCAGAAGATGTCTTTTCATCAATGGAGACCATCATGTCCCTTGTCTTAGAAGAAAGTGAAGATATTTCTGTGGAATTACTGTCACTTCTACTAGCTAGTGTGAAAAAGGGGGATGAG GAAGTTCTACCTGTTGCTCGGAGGTTGGGTGAGGAAGTACTTGAAAGCTGTGCTGTGAAGGTTAAACCTTACCTTATACAGACTGTGAAGTCTTTGGGCGTATCTTTAGATGACTACAGTGACATTGTTGGTTCAATATGCCAAGAAATATCTGGTTCTGTTGAGCAGAATGATGTCCATGCTGGTGATGAAAATAAG GTTGAAGAGAGCAAGCCAGTTGGGCCATCATCCGATGCTGCTGCTTCTCAG GTCAATGAAGAGGAAACAACAGAAGTGGCAACTCCTGAACAAGCTGAACCTGCAAATGACAAATGTCCAAAGTCAGCTGTGAGCAATGGTGTCGCACAGATGGAGGAAGATGACTCCTTAGCAGATTCAGATTCCATGAAGAAGCAGGAGGATGATAACAAAACTGATCAGTTGAAAAGCATTGATTTGCCAAGTAATGCTGAACCTGATTTTTCAAATGCTGAAAGGGTAGTAGTAAATACAGAAAGTGAGGCAGAACAGACAAGCAAGAAGAGTGAGAAGTCTCCAACAAAATTGGCCGAGCCTTCAGAGAGTTCTCGTGTTGACTTTGAGAAGAAAGCTGAGGAACCCCCTGGCAATAAAATTCACAGCGAGGATGTTCCTGGTTCTGCTCATAAAGATCAACCTGTTGAGGAAGCAATATCTTCTGAGAATGTAAAAGAAACTGGCAATCAGCCTCCCTCACCTAAGGCATTAGAGGGTGATTCTGTACCTGTTGCTTCCCCATCTGTTAGTGAAAACCTTCCTGATGAAAGTTTTTCCAAAAAGGGTGGACgagcaaagaaaaaagagagcttGAACAAACATTCTGCACCATCTTCTGATGATGTACCAAACAAGTTATCTGATGGAACAAGTGGTTCAGAAGCAAAACTGCATAAATGCTCTGGAAAAGAGGCACCTGCTGGGACTTCCAGTGAGGATAAGACACCAATGAGGACAGATGCATCCAAGAAGGAAAGTGACACCACTGGTGAGCCAGAAGCAAAACCACTGAAGCAGTCATCTAAAAAGGTGGACACATTGAAGGAAAGCGACACCACTAATGAACCAGAGGCAAGAGCAAGGAAGCAGTCATCTAAAAAGGTGGATGCATCCAGGAAGGAAAGTGACATCAGTGGTGAACCAGAGGCTAAACTGCCGAAGCAGTCATCTAAAAAGGTGGACGCATCCAAGAAAGAAAGCAACACCACTGATGAATTGGAGGCAAAATTGCAGAAGCAGTCATCTAAAAAGGCGGGCACATTGAAGGAAAGCGACACCACTAATGAACCAGAGGCAAAAGCAAGGAAGCAGTCATCTAAAAAGGTGGATGCATCCAAGAAGGAAAGTGACACCAGTGGTGAACCAGAGGCTAAACTGCCGAAACAGTCATCTAAAAAGTTGGACGCATCCAAGAAAGAAAGCAACACCACTGATGAATCGGAGGCAAAATCGCTGAAGCAGTCGTCTAAAAAAGTGGATGGAAGCAGCAACAACAATGATGGATCAACTTCAAAGCAATTCGAGGATAAGAAACGTCAGAGTCATGGAAAAGCAGTTTCTGAAAAGCATGTAACCAAAAGTTTGATGAAAGATGATGACAAA GAAAAGACCCATTCAACCAAGTCAGCTGCAAAATCAGCAAAAGAGGAACATCACTTAGAGGAGACCCCTGTGACTAGCACCAAGAGGAAGCGTGCTGCTGGTGATGAAAAA GCACCTGATATTAAAGAATTTGATGAAAATGTGGTTGGTTCAAAGGTTAAAGTATGGTGGCCAAAAGATCGCCA ATTTTATGAAGGTAAAATTGTATCTTTCGACTCGATTAAGAAGAAGCATAAG GTCTTGTATACTGATGGCGATGAAGaaattttaattctcaaaaGGCAAAAATTTGAGTTGATTGGTGATGACTCTGAGTCAGACAAG GAAGAAGCAGCAGATCACTCAAGTCCTGAGACCTCTTCTGAAAC CAGGCCCCTGAAGAagagaatgaaaacaaattctGACAAGTCAACTAAGCAAGGAAAGGGGGATGATTCCTCAAAAAG ggGTAGTGGAGCTTCCTCCAGCAAATCCAAAAGTGCTGCAGCAAAATCTGGAGGAAAGTCAAAGGAAGTCAGTAAAACTGGTGGGAAATCCGTGGACGACTCTAAAGTTAAGAAATCGGATGATCATGGCAAAAACAAGGATCATACCACTAAAAGTGGAAGTAAATCTGATGTTGCTTCCGAAACTGCCAGCAAATACAAAAATGATGACTTGGTGACATCCAAGGCTAGCAAGTCCAAAGAAGATGAGACAAGCACGCCCAAACCCTTCAAGTCCAAGCAAGAAACCCCGAAGACTGGCAAGTCCAGGCATGATCCCCCAAAGGTTTCCTCCTCTAATACCAAAGGTAAAGCCTCAAAAAGTGGTGGCAAATCTAATGTCAACGGCGCTGGTAAGTTGAAATCAGGCTCAGCAAAGGTGAaagaaattgatgatgaagagaCCTCAACAGATTCAGACAAAGTGCAGCAAACTGCAAAGGTGAAGATGGGAAGTTCATCCAAAGGACAGGGGAGTGAGGCGGCGAAGAGTGGAAAAAAGCGGCGAAGAACTTGA
- the LOC133690324 gene encoding stromal cell-derived factor 2-like protein: protein MALAFFGLSIFLFLNLDLDGASFSPASAASDSGPEITYGSVVKLMHERTKYRLHSHDVPYGSGSGQQSVTGFPNVDDANSYWIVRPQPGINAKQGDSIKTGTIIRLQHMKTRKWLHSHLHASPISGNLEVSCFGGENESDTGDYWRLMIEGSGKTWKQDQRIRLHHVDTNGYLHSHDKRYQRIAGGQQEVCGVREKRADNVWLAAEGIYLPVTESK from the exons ATGGCTCTTGCTTTCTTCGGTCTCTCTATCTTCCTCTTCCTCAATCTTGATCTTGACGGCGCTTCCTTCTCCCCTGCCTCCGCCGCCTCTGATTCCGGTCCCGAG attactTATGGGAGTGTTGTTAAGCTGATGCACGAGAGGACGAAGTATCGACTGCATTCACATGATGTGCCATATGGGTCTGGAAGTGGGCAGCAATCTGTTACTGGGTTTCCTAATGTTGACGATGCTAATAGCTATTGG ATTGTTAGGCCTCAGCCAGGGATAAATGCTAAACAAGGTGACTCCATTAAAACTGGGACAATTATCCGTTTGCAACACATGAAGACTAGGAAGTGGCTGCACAGTCATTTGCATGCATCCCCAATCTCTGGCAACCTAGAG GTTAGTTGCTTTGGGGGAGAGAATGAATCTGATACCGGAGATTACTGGAG GCTTATGATTGAAGGGAGTGGAAAGACATGGAAGCAAGACCAAAGGATTCGTCTTCACCATGTTGACACCAATGGCTACTTGCATAGTCATGACAAGAGATACCAACGAATTGCTGGGGGGCAGCAGGAG GTGTGCGGTGTCCGAGAAAAGCGTGCTGACAATGTTTGGCTGGCAGCAGAAGGCATATACCTCCCTGTTACTGAAAGCAAGTAA